The proteins below come from a single Cannabis sativa cultivar Pink pepper isolate KNU-18-1 chromosome 3, ASM2916894v1, whole genome shotgun sequence genomic window:
- the LOC115711370 gene encoding probable inactive purple acid phosphatase 27: MEGMCRISILVYLLVLANFGSVWAHGNGFGEQPLSKIAIHKATFALRDSASVNAYPTLLGLKGEDTQWVTVDLEHNEPAADDWVAVFSPAKFNSSTCPPVNDPKEQTPYICSAPIKYKYANESNSHYTKTGKASLRFQLINQRADFSFALFSGGLSNPKVVAVSNFISFVNPKAPLYPRLAQGKSWDEMTVTWTSGYNIDETVPFVEWGLKGENQVRSPAGTLTFGRHSMCGSPARTVGWRDPGFIHTSFLKDLWPNKVYTYKMGHLLSNGTYIWSKMYSFKSSPYPGQDSLQRVIMFGDMGKAERDGSNEYSNYQPGSLNTTDQLIRDLPNIDIVFHIGDITYANGYLSQWDQFTSQVEPIASTVPYMVASGNHERDWPNSGSFYDKTDSGGECGVLAETMYYVPAENRAKFWYSTDYGMFHFCIADSEHDWREGSEQYRFIEKCLASVDRQKQPWLIFAAHRVLGYSSDYWYGQEGSFEEPMGRESLQKLWQKYKVDIAFYGHVHNYERTCPIYQNQCVKTGTSHYSGVVNGTIHVVVGGAGSHLSEFSQVRPKWSVYRDYDWGFVKMTAFNHSSLLFEYKKSRDGNVYDSFTISRDYRDVLACVPDGCEPSTLAS, from the exons ATGGAGGGAATGTGTAGAATTTCAATTTTAGTCTACTTGTTAGTTTTGGCCAACTTTGGATCGGTTTGGGCTCACGGTAATGGTTTTGGGGAGCAGCCACTATCCAAGATTGCCATACACAAAGCCACTTTTGCTCTTCGTGACTCTGCATCTGTTAATGCATACCCTACTCTTCTGGGTTTAAAG GGAGAAGATACCCAATGGGTAACTGTAGATTTGGAACACAATGAACCTGCTGCTGATGATTGGGTAGCTGTCTTTTCTCCTGCAAAGTTCAA CTCATCAACTTGCCCACCTGTAAATGATCCAAAGGAGCAGACTCCATACATATGCTCTGCCCCAATCAAG TACAAGTATGCAAATGAGTCCAATTCACATTATACAAAAACTGGCAAAGCTTCTTTGAGGTTCCAGCTGATAAATCAGCGAGCAGATTTTTCTTTTGCATTATTTTCGGGTGGGCTGTCAAAT CCAAAAGTTGTGGCAGTTTCAAATTTTATATCATTTGTCAATCCAAAAGCACCGCTCTATCCACGTCTTGCTCAGGGAAAATCTTGGGATGAA ATGACAGTTACCTGGACAAGTGGCTACAACATAGATGAGACAGTTCCATTTGTTGAGTGGGGACTGAAGGGAGAAAATCAAGTGAGATCCCCAGCTGGAACATTGACATTTGGTCGACACAGCATGTGTG GTTCACCTGCAAGAACAGTTGGATGGCGTGATCCTGGTTTCATACACACAAGTTTCCTAAAAGATTTGTGGCCTAATAAAGT GTACACATACAAGATGGGTCACCTTTTATCTAACGGTACGTATATTTGGAGCAAAATGTACTCCTTCAAGTCATCGCCATACCCTGGGCAGGATTCATTACAGCGCGTTATAATGTTTGGGGACATGGGAAAG GCAGAGCGTGATGGTTCAAACGAGTATAGTAACTATCAACCAGGTTCGCTTAACACTACAGACCAATTGATCAGGGACTTGCCAAACATAGACATAGTTTTTCATATTGGAGATATAACTTATGCAAATGGATACCTTTCCCAGTGGGATCAATTCACATCACAAGTGGAGCCCATTGCATCAACTGTACCATATATGGTTGCAAG TGGTAACCACGAACGTGATTGGCCGAATTCGGGGTCCTTCTATGACAAGACGGATTCAGGTGGAGAATGTGGGGTGTTAGCTGAAACCATGTATTATGTTCCAGCGGAAAATCGAGCTAAGTTTTG GTATTCAACAGATTATGGCATGTTTCACTTCTGTATAGCTGACAGTGAGCATGATTGGAGAGAGGGATCAGAGCAATACAGGTTCATAGAGAAATGCCTTGCATCTGTAGATAGACAGAAACAACCATGGTTGATCTTTGCTGCTCATCGCGTACTCGGGTATTCCTCTGATTACTGGTACGGTCAGGAGGGCTCGTTTGAAGAGCCCATGGGAAGAGAAAGTTTGCAGAAACTTTGGCAGAAATACAAAGTTGACATTGCTTTCTATGGCCATGTCCATAACTATGAAAGGACATGTCCCATCTACCAG AATCAATGTGTAAAAACAGGGACATCCCATTACTCAGGAGTTGTGAATGGGACTATTCATGTTGTGGTAGGAGGAGCTGGGAGTCACTTGTCTGAGTTCAGCCAAGTAAGACCCAAATGGAGTGTATACAGAGATTATGATTGGGGATTTGTCAAAATGACAGCCTTTAATCACTCTTCATTGCTTTTTGAATACAAGAAAAGCAGAGATGGAAATGTGTATGACtctttcacaatatcaagagaTTACAGAGATGTCTTGGCTTGTGTCCCTGATGGTTGTGAACCATCCACTTTGGCATCTTGA
- the LOC115709616 gene encoding probable inactive purple acid phosphatase 27: MEKSEFVGKIRDGVRVYSVLYFVLFLGISVCGSYGDDDYKHPLSVIAIHKTQFALHISASIEAKPALLGLKGEDTQWVTVELEHPEPSSGDWVGVFSPANFNSSTCPPIDPDNWKIGKPYMCTAPIKFKYANNSNPNYANTGKSSLKFRLINQRADFSFALFSGGVSNPKLVAISNHISFANPKAPLYPRLALGKAWDEMTVTWTSGYNIDEAVPFVEWGLKGESKVRSPAGTLTYDRSSMCGEPARTVGWRDPGFTHTSFLKDLWPNSEYTYRLGHRLFNGTYIWSKKTFSFKGSPYPGQDSLQRIIVFGDMGKAERDGSNEYSIEPGSLNTTDQLVRDLKNYDIVFHIGDMAYADGYLAEWDQFTEQVEPIASTKPYMVASGNHERDWPDSGSFFTPLDSGGECGVVAETMYYVPAENRAKFWYSADYGMFKFCIADTEHDWRKGSEQYEWIEKCLASADRRKQPWLIFAAHRVLGYSSNSWYGGEGTFSEPEGKDDLQKLWQKYRVDIAFFGHVHNYERICPIYQSQCVNTEKSQYSGVQNGTIHVVVGGGGRSLSDYSSLIPVWSVYRDHDFGFVKLTAFNHSSLLFEYKKSRDGEVYDSFTIYREYKDVLACVHDSCEPTTLAN, translated from the exons ATGGAAAAGAGTGAATTTGTAGGAAAAATAAGAGATGGTGTGAGGGTTTATTCAGTATTatattttgtgttgtttttggGGATAAGTGTGTGTGGATCATATGGAGATGATGATTATAAGCACCCATTATCCGTAATAGCCATACACAAAACCCAGTTTGCTCTTCATATCTCTGCCTCTATAGAAGCTAAACCAGCTCTTCTTGGCTTGAAG GGTGAAGATACCCAATGGGTAACAGTGGAGTTAGAACACCCTGAACCATCTTCCGGAGATTGGGTTGGAGTTTTCTCCCCTGCAAATTTCAA CTCATCAACTTGTCCACCCATCGACCCAGATAATTGGAAAATCGGAAAACCTTACATGTGTACTGCCCCAATCAAG tTCAAGTACGCTAATAATTCCAACCCAAATTATGCAAATACTGGGAAATCTTCTTTGAAATTCCGGCTCATAAATCAGCGGGCAGACTTTTCTTTTGCTCTGTTTTCAGGCGGTGTTTCAAAT CCAAAACTGGTGGCAATTTCAAACCATATTTCATTTGCCAATCCAAAAGCACCTCTCTATCCACGTCTTGCTCTTGGGAAGGCTTGGGATGAA ATGACAGTAACTTGGACAAGTGGATACAACATAGACGAGGCTGTTCCATTTGTTGAGTGGGGTCTTAAGGGAGAATCCAAAGTGAGATCCCCAGCTGGGACTTTGACATATGATAGGAGCAGCATGTGTG gTGAACCTGCAAGAACTGTTGGGTGGCGTGATCCTGGTTTTACACACACAAGTTTCCTCAAAGACTTGTGGCCAAATTCTGA GTACACATATAGATTGGGTCATCGTTTATTTAATGGAACATATATATGGAGCAAGAAGACCTTTTCATTTAAAGGCTCCCCATATCCTGGACAAGACTCTTTACAGAGAATTATTGTATTTGGTGACATGGGAAAG GCAGAGCGTGATGGTTCTAATGAGTACTCAATTGAGCCTGGTTCACTTAACACCACTGATCAACTTGTCAGAGACTTGAAAAACTATGACATAGTTTTCCACATTGGAGATATGGCCTATGCAGATGGATACCTTGCTgaatgggaccaatttactgAACAAGTTGAGCCTATTGCATCAACTAAGCCTTATATGGTTGCAAG TGGTAATCATGAACGAGATTGGCCCGATTCGGGTTCCTTCTTCACACCTTTGGATTCAGGAGGGGAATGTGGTGTTGTAGCTGAGACAATGTACTATGTTCCAGCTGAAAATAGAGCTAAGTTTTG GTACTCGGCGGATTATGGGATGTTCAAGTTTTGCATAGCTGACACTGAACATGACTGGAGGAAAGGCTCAGAACAGTATGAGTGGATTGAGAAATGCCTTGCATCAGCAGATAGACGCAAACAGCCTTGGTTGATCTTTGCGGCTCATCGTGTACTTGGATATTCCTCTAACTCTTGgtatggtggagaaggcacatTTTCGGAACCCGAAGGAAAGGATGATCTCCAAAAGCTTTGGCAGAAGTACAGAGTGGACATTGCCTTCTTTGGACATGTTCATAACTATGAAAGGATTTGCCCAATTTACCAG AGCCAATGTGTAAACACAGAAAAATCTCAGTATTCAGGGGTTCAAAATGGAACAATCCATGTGGTGGTTGGTGGGGGAGGTAGGAGTTTATCAGACTACAGCTCACTCATCCCAGTTTGGAGTGTGTACAGAGATCATGACTTTGGCTTTGTCAAACTCACTGCATTCAATCACTCCTCACTTCTATTTGAGTACAAGAAAAGCCGTGATGGTGAAGTCTATGACTctttcactatttatagggagtATAAGGATGTCTTGGCTTGTGTCCATGATAGTTGTGAGCCTACCACTTTAGCGAATTAG